In a genomic window of Paracoccaceae bacterium:
- a CDS encoding response regulator has translation MGKSVLLVEDELNIVEAIRFLLSREGWQVDAHSNGADAAEVIRARKPDLVVLDVMLPGKSGFDILDELRGHDQTVDLPVLMLTARGQSRDREMAEKAGVSRFMTKPFSNTEVLTAVRDLLYVHGQRT, from the coding sequence ATGGGCAAAAGCGTGCTTCTGGTGGAGGATGAGCTGAACATCGTGGAGGCGATCAGGTTTTTACTCAGTCGAGAGGGCTGGCAAGTGGACGCGCATTCAAACGGTGCGGACGCCGCAGAGGTGATCCGCGCGCGTAAGCCTGATCTGGTTGTCCTAGATGTGATGCTGCCGGGAAAAAGCGGTTTTGATATTCTGGATGAATTGCGCGGTCACGATCAAACCGTTGATCTGCCGGTATTGATGTTGACCGCGCGCGGGCAAAGCCGAGACCGCGAGATGGCAGAGAAGGCGGGCGTCAGCCGTTTCATGACCAAGCCCTTTTCAAACACCGAAGTGCTGACGGCAGTGCGCGATTTGCTTTACGTCCACGGACAAAGGACCTGA
- a CDS encoding substrate-binding protein: MSNSKLTRRGLIKTGAVAGAAGLTLPTYLRADAHAGYLNAPQGDTVTLGFNVPQSGPYADEGADELRAYELAVEHLNGGGDAGMMNTFSSKALTGNGILGKKVEYVTGDTQTKSDAARASAKSMIEKDGAIMITGGSSSGVAVAVQALCQEAGVIFMAGLTHSNDTTGKDKRANGFRHFFNSYMSGAALAPVLAANYGTDRKAYHLTADYNWGYTTEEAVRSSTEAMGWETVNAVKTPLTQTDFSSYIAPVLQSGADVLVLNHYGGNMVNSLTNAVQFGLRDKLVNNKNFEIIVPLYSRLMAKGAGANVKGIFGSTNWHWSLTDEGSKAFVKSFGTKYGFPPSQAAHTCYVQALLYADACERAGTFNPCGVVEALEGFEFDGMGNGPTLYRAEDHQCFKDVLVVKGKENPTSEFDLLEIVEVTPVAQVTYEPDHPQMAGGSLGTCNPGA, encoded by the coding sequence ATGTCCAATTCGAAACTGACGCGTCGTGGTCTTATCAAGACCGGTGCGGTCGCCGGGGCTGCCGGTCTGACGCTGCCGACGTATCTGCGTGCTGATGCACATGCAGGCTATCTGAATGCACCGCAAGGCGACACCGTGACACTGGGCTTCAACGTCCCGCAGTCCGGTCCTTATGCGGATGAGGGCGCGGACGAATTGCGCGCTTATGAACTGGCAGTTGAGCACCTGAACGGTGGCGGCGACGCTGGTATGATGAACACATTCTCGTCCAAGGCTCTGACGGGCAACGGCATCCTCGGCAAGAAAGTCGAATATGTCACGGGCGACACACAGACGAAATCGGACGCCGCACGCGCCTCCGCCAAGTCGATGATTGAAAAAGACGGCGCGATCATGATCACGGGCGGGTCCTCCTCCGGTGTGGCCGTGGCTGTTCAGGCGCTGTGCCAGGAAGCCGGCGTCATCTTCATGGCCGGTCTGACCCACTCCAACGACACCACGGGTAAAGACAAGCGTGCCAACGGGTTCCGCCACTTCTTCAACTCCTACATGTCTGGAGCGGCACTCGCCCCCGTTCTGGCGGCGAACTACGGCACCGACCGTAAAGCCTACCACCTGACAGCGGATTACAACTGGGGTTACACCACAGAAGAAGCCGTACGTTCCTCCACCGAAGCCATGGGCTGGGAAACCGTCAACGCGGTGAAAACACCGCTGACACAGACCGACTTCTCCTCCTATATCGCGCCGGTTCTGCAATCGGGTGCGGATGTTCTGGTTCTGAACCACTACGGCGGAAACATGGTCAACTCGCTGACCAATGCAGTCCAGTTCGGCCTGCGCGACAAGCTGGTCAACAACAAGAACTTCGAGATCATCGTACCGCTCTACTCCCGCCTGATGGCGAAGGGTGCGGGTGCTAACGTGAAAGGCATCTTTGGCTCGACAAACTGGCATTGGTCGCTGACGGATGAAGGCTCCAAAGCATTCGTCAAATCCTTCGGCACCAAATACGGCTTCCCGCCCAGCCAGGCGGCGCACACCTGCTACGTTCAGGCGCTGCTTTATGCGGATGCTTGTGAGCGTGCGGGCACATTCAATCCTTGTGGCGTTGTCGAAGCGCTGGAAGGCTTTGAGTTTGACGGCATGGGCAATGGTCCAACACTTTACCGTGCCGAAGATCACCAGTGCTTCAAGGACGTGCTGGTTGTGAAGGGTAAAGAGAACCCGACCTCCGAGTTCGACCTTCTTGAGATCGTCGAAGTGACGCCAGTCGCACAGGTCACATACGAGCCCGATCACCCCCAGATGGCAGGCGGCTCTTTGGGCACCTGTAATCCGGGCGCCTGA
- a CDS encoding branched-chain amino acid ABC transporter permease — translation MDAIILQILNGLDKGSAYALIALGLTLIFGTLGVVNFAHGALFMIGAFCAVTLSRILTLSHEVIDETKTDFLGNPLKVDVPYLYDIFGQTTGDAIIDWAVPISILFAIPVMVFIGFAMERGLIKHFYKRPHADQILVTFGLAIVLQEIIKYFYGANPIPTPAPEAFRGSFDFGAAMGFDPNTIIYPYWRLVYFAFSAVIIGAVFAFLQFTTFGMVVRAGMADRETVGLLGINIDKRFTIMFGIAAAVAGLAGVMYAPINSPNYHMGMDFLVLSFVVVVVGGMGSLSGAVLAGFLLGILESFASMAVVLETLPGINQIIIYLVAIIILLTRPRGLMGRKGVMEE, via the coding sequence ATGGACGCAATTATCCTGCAAATTCTTAATGGCCTGGACAAAGGCTCTGCCTATGCGCTGATCGCGCTGGGTCTGACATTGATTTTCGGCACCCTCGGGGTGGTCAATTTTGCGCATGGTGCGCTCTTTATGATCGGCGCGTTCTGCGCCGTCACCCTCAGCCGCATTCTGACTCTCAGCCATGAGGTCATTGACGAAACCAAAACCGACTTTCTGGGCAATCCTCTGAAGGTCGATGTGCCTTACCTTTATGATATTTTCGGCCAAACCACGGGCGATGCGATCATCGACTGGGCGGTGCCGATCTCCATTCTCTTTGCCATTCCGGTCATGGTGTTCATCGGTTTTGCGATGGAACGCGGCTTGATCAAGCATTTCTACAAGCGCCCGCATGCCGACCAGATCCTCGTGACCTTCGGCCTTGCCATCGTCTTGCAGGAAATCATCAAATATTTCTACGGTGCCAACCCGATCCCGACCCCCGCCCCTGAGGCGTTCCGCGGGTCCTTCGACTTCGGCGCTGCGATGGGTTTTGATCCCAATACCATCATCTACCCCTACTGGCGGCTGGTTTATTTCGCCTTTTCCGCTGTCATCATCGGCGCGGTGTTTGCGTTCCTGCAATTCACCACCTTCGGGATGGTTGTGCGTGCAGGCATGGCGGACCGTGAAACCGTAGGCCTTCTGGGCATCAACATCGACAAGCGTTTCACCATCATGTTTGGCATCGCGGCGGCCGTCGCGGGATTGGCAGGTGTTATGTATGCGCCGATCAATTCGCCGAATTACCATATGGGCATGGATTTTCTGGTGCTCAGTTTCGTTGTGGTTGTTGTGGGCGGCATGGGCTCTCTCTCGGGTGCGGTTCTGGCCGGGTTCCTGCTGGGCATCCTTGAAAGTTTCGCCTCCATGGCCGTGGTTCTGGAAACCCTGCCGGGCATCAATCAGATCATCATCTATCTGGTTGCAATCATCATCTTGCTGACACGTCCGCGGGGCCTTATGGGCCGCAAAGGCGTGATGGAGGAATAA
- a CDS encoding short-chain fatty acyl-CoA regulator family protein: MPREGLTGSRIRERRSVAGLRQADLARSLGISASYLNLIEHNRRRIGGKLLLDIARLLKVEPSMLTEGAEAALIATLREAATSANLSVSETTRADELAGRFPAWAEVLATGHRRIATLERTVETLSDRLTHDPHLAASVHELLTTAAAIRSTAAILADEGELTEEWRNKFHANINEDSRRLAESSKSLVEYLDASQGVEDAAASPQDEVEAFLNEHDHSFDALEMGLTDPDAILNAAPSLKSNGARYMAWGILAQIVQDARAVSKPAFDAALDTHGPDPVRIARALGAPISLVLRRMALRPALDAGLVVCDRAGSFLFRKPTTGFVIPRFGSACALWPLYAALSQPGQVIHTPLVQLGRGRARFECYAVAEVVGHPVYNQAPLVQAAMLVVPNASIEDRNALEVGATCGVCPRETCPGRREPSILSLGI; the protein is encoded by the coding sequence ATGCCACGAGAGGGATTAACCGGCAGCCGAATTCGTGAAAGGCGCTCTGTCGCGGGATTGCGTCAGGCTGACCTTGCACGCAGTCTGGGAATATCCGCCTCCTATCTCAACCTAATCGAGCATAATCGCCGCAGAATCGGCGGTAAGTTGCTTCTCGACATCGCGCGACTGCTCAAGGTTGAGCCCTCCATGCTGACGGAGGGCGCGGAGGCCGCCCTGATCGCGACCCTGCGGGAGGCTGCCACCAGCGCAAATCTTTCCGTTTCCGAAACCACACGTGCGGATGAACTGGCGGGCCGTTTTCCGGCCTGGGCGGAGGTGCTGGCGACGGGACACAGGCGCATTGCAACATTGGAACGCACGGTTGAGACGCTCTCGGACCGGTTGACCCATGATCCGCATTTGGCGGCTTCGGTGCATGAACTGCTGACCACCGCCGCCGCAATCCGCTCGACTGCGGCCATTCTGGCAGATGAGGGTGAGTTGACCGAGGAATGGCGTAATAAGTTTCATGCCAATATCAATGAAGACAGTCGCCGGCTTGCGGAAAGCTCAAAGTCTCTGGTGGAATATCTCGATGCCAGTCAGGGCGTTGAGGATGCCGCGGCCAGCCCACAAGACGAAGTCGAAGCCTTTCTGAACGAGCATGATCATTCTTTTGACGCGCTGGAGATGGGGTTGACCGATCCGGATGCCATTCTCAACGCCGCGCCCAGTTTGAAATCCAATGGCGCGCGTTACATGGCATGGGGGATCCTGGCGCAGATCGTGCAGGATGCGCGCGCCGTGTCCAAGCCGGCCTTTGATGCCGCATTGGACACGCATGGACCGGACCCGGTCCGCATTGCGCGCGCGCTGGGTGCGCCAATATCTCTGGTCTTGCGGCGCATGGCTCTGCGCCCTGCATTGGATGCGGGTCTTGTGGTGTGCGACCGGGCGGGCAGCTTTCTATTCCGAAAACCGACAACCGGATTTGTCATCCCGCGTTTCGGGTCCGCCTGTGCGCTTTGGCCTCTATATGCGGCTTTGAGCCAGCCGGGGCAGGTGATCCACACACCTTTGGTGCAGTTGGGGCGCGGCCGTGCCCGGTTTGAGTGTTACGCCGTTGCCGAAGTCGTTGGACACCCGGTCTATAATCAAGCGCCCCTGGTGCAGGCGGCCATGCTGGTGGTGCCCAACGCCTCAATTGAAGATCGCAATGCTCTGGAAGTTGGTGCGACCTGTGGCGTTTGCCCGCGTGAGACCTGCCCGGGACGGCGCGAGCCCTCTATTCTCAGCCTTGGGATTTAA